Proteins from a single region of Dehalococcoidia bacterium:
- a CDS encoding peptidylprolyl isomerase, giving the protein MNLEPPKGNLDTKKTYKAKIDTEKGEIVIHLYSDQTPITCENFINLSKAGYYNGTTFHRVIPGFMIQGGDPTGTGAGGPGYQFNDEFVSSLKHDSEGILSMANAGPGTNGSQFFITHGPTPHLDGAHTVFGKVISGMDVVLKIRERDPMSDPNPGDMINSIEIEEK; this is encoded by the coding sequence ATGAACTTAGAGCCACCAAAAGGTAACTTAGATACAAAAAAAACTTATAAGGCTAAAATTGACACAGAAAAAGGTGAAATAGTAATACATTTATATTCTGATCAAACCCCAATTACTTGTGAAAACTTTATAAATCTTTCAAAAGCTGGATATTATAATGGAACTACGTTTCACAGGGTAATTCCTGGATTTATGATTCAAGGTGGAGATCCTACTGGAACAGGAGCAGGAGGGCCTGGTTATCAGTTCAATGATGAATTTGTATCTTCTCTAAAACATGATTCTGAAGGAATTCTTTCTATGGCTAATGCAGGTCCGGGAACAAATGGGTCCCAGTTTTTTATAACACACGGACCAACTCCTCATTTAGATGGTGCTCATACAGTTTTCGGTAAAGTTATAAGTGGAATGGATGTAGTGCTAAAAATTCGTGAAAGGGATCCAATGAGTGACCCTAATCCTGGAGATATGATTAATTCTATCGAAATAGAGGAAAAGTAA
- a CDS encoding C-terminal binding protein, translating into MKKKVLITDYVWPSLEIEKKLLNDHGIEIIDCNNLSREQLLSEVPDADAIIFCFKEIDSEILDAAKKCKVASRYGIGVDNIDIDKCTELGIVVTNIPDYCLEEVSDHAISMILSLNRRIVDHWSMVRKGGWNNLSLDIPVLRLSESTLGIVGFGRIGKTISKRIASLGVRCIAYDPLLEEEDIIEGVEIVSFEKLLELSDFITVHVPLTNSTHHLFSYKEFKKMKNTAILINCARGGLIDEEAASNAISNGHLGGVGLDVIEDMSDSPSSPLFNNHNVIITPHTAFFSKASNEELQRRTCEEVIRVLNNKIPENIINPQVVNNSRSNLV; encoded by the coding sequence ATGAAAAAGAAAGTATTAATCACTGATTATGTATGGCCGTCTTTAGAAATAGAAAAAAAACTCTTGAACGATCATGGTATTGAGATTATTGATTGTAATAATTTATCAAGAGAACAATTACTATCAGAAGTTCCTGATGCAGATGCAATAATTTTTTGTTTTAAAGAAATTGATTCAGAAATACTCGATGCAGCTAAAAAATGTAAAGTAGCTTCAAGATATGGAATAGGTGTTGACAATATCGATATAGATAAATGTACAGAATTAGGAATAGTTGTTACAAACATACCTGACTATTGTTTAGAAGAAGTATCAGATCATGCAATTTCAATGATACTAAGCCTTAACAGAAGAATTGTTGATCATTGGTCAATGGTTAGAAAAGGAGGTTGGAATAACTTAAGTTTGGATATACCTGTACTAAGATTAAGTGAATCTACTTTAGGTATAGTTGGTTTTGGAAGGATAGGTAAAACTATTTCAAAGAGAATAGCCTCTTTAGGAGTTCGATGTATAGCTTATGATCCATTACTAGAAGAAGAAGATATAATTGAAGGAGTAGAAATAGTATCTTTTGAGAAATTATTAGAATTATCTGATTTTATAACTGTTCATGTTCCATTAACTAATTCTACACATCATCTATTTTCATATAAAGAATTCAAAAAAATGAAAAATACTGCAATTCTAATAAATTGTGCTCGTGGTGGGCTTATTGATGAAGAAGCAGCTTCTAATGCTATCAGTAATGGACATTTAGGAGGAGTTGGACTTGATGTAATTGAAGATATGTCAGATAGTCCATCGAGCCCTTTATTTAATAATCATAATGTTATTATTACACCTCATACTGCATTTTTCTCAAAAGCTTCTAATGAAGAATTGCAGAGAAGAACATGCGAAGAAGTTATAAGAGTACTAAATAATAAAATTCCAGAAAATATAATAAACCCTCAAGTAGTAAATAATTCTAGATCAAATTTAGTTTAG
- a CDS encoding DNA recombination protein RmuC, which produces MSLFNLTIIFLLVILIFSIAGISFLFFIRFSKYFSAMKFKEFADDTTEGVENKVKQLLTEKDNKFSNDLKQVKELMTKQYETSLKETLNLITTNNELRKQNKNTEEAINVAKIEFSKLTNVLSGSQTRGQLGELMAEDIFRSAGFIKGVQYETQQVLENGTRPDFTINLPENKVIHMDSKFIWEHFQPLIEENLEQIDLEKREKKFFDTLKKNIIDEVGDKYINTQQNTLDNVIVFVPSDHILSYIYEKRMDLIQYAQSKKVTITSPGNLLLVVGVIKEFMKVVTIGENQSQIISILEKLQIEWDKYTLEQGKIERALKTASVAQDHLMGRRKKALDNQFKAVHQLETQLDQNPEKAIDIEALQEEIEEEILFDSELEKSDENDKQMSFDN; this is translated from the coding sequence ATGAGCCTATTCAATCTAACGATAATTTTTCTACTCGTAATTCTTATTTTTTCTATAGCTGGTATATCATTCTTATTTTTTATAAGATTTTCTAAATACTTTTCAGCTATGAAATTCAAGGAATTTGCTGATGATACTACCGAAGGTGTTGAAAATAAAGTTAAACAATTACTAACAGAAAAAGATAATAAATTTTCAAATGATTTGAAGCAAGTTAAAGAACTGATGACTAAACAATATGAAACTTCTTTGAAAGAAACATTAAATCTAATTACAACAAATAATGAACTTAGAAAACAAAATAAAAATACTGAAGAAGCAATAAATGTAGCAAAAATTGAATTTAGTAAATTAACAAATGTATTATCAGGAAGTCAGACTAGAGGACAACTAGGTGAATTAATGGCTGAGGATATTTTTAGAAGTGCAGGTTTTATTAAAGGTGTTCAATATGAAACACAACAAGTGCTAGAAAATGGGACAAGACCTGATTTCACAATAAATTTACCAGAAAATAAAGTAATTCATATGGATTCTAAATTTATTTGGGAACATTTCCAACCCCTAATAGAAGAAAATTTAGAACAAATTGATCTTGAAAAAAGAGAAAAAAAATTTTTTGATACTTTGAAAAAAAATATTATAGATGAAGTAGGCGATAAGTATATTAATACTCAACAAAATACCTTAGATAATGTTATAGTTTTTGTTCCAAGTGATCATATTCTTTCATATATTTATGAAAAAAGAATGGATCTTATTCAATATGCTCAATCTAAAAAAGTAACAATAACTTCACCTGGTAATCTATTATTAGTCGTTGGAGTTATAAAGGAATTCATGAAAGTAGTTACTATAGGAGAAAATCAATCTCAAATTATTTCAATTTTAGAGAAACTTCAAATAGAGTGGGATAAATATACTTTAGAACAGGGAAAAATTGAAAGAGCATTGAAGACAGCCTCAGTAGCTCAGGATCACTTAATGGGAAGAAGAAAAAAGGCATTAGATAATCAATTTAAAGCGGTGCATCAACTAGAAACTCAGTTAGACCAAAATCCAGAAAAAGCTATAGATATAGAGGCATTACAAGAAGAAATAGAAGAAGAGATTCTTTTTGATAGTGAACTAGAAAAATCTGACGAAAATGATAAACAAATGTCATTTGATAACTAA
- a CDS encoding ornithine cyclodeaminase family protein: MTIFINEDQVKEVLDVKTSINLLDESMKALSNGKAFNSPRKRLPTSYSGGNLHFMAASWPEKGIAGHKSYVVTKGKATFVVVLYSTEGEGLLSVIEANYLGQIRTGAASGLASKYLARKDSKKLAIIGSGFQAKTQLEAINSQFNLDEIKIYSRSKDKRENFAKKMSDNLNKTVIATDSCEEATINSDIVCLITNSTKPVIEQEQISKGMHINAAGGNSWLRSEISAESIGKFNLVTCDDLEQAKIESMELIEATEKGIISWNNINEISSVISGKVDGRKKNNDITLYESLGIAMQDIAVAKFLYDKYK, from the coding sequence ATGACTATATTCATCAACGAAGATCAAGTAAAAGAAGTTTTAGATGTTAAGACATCTATTAATTTGTTAGATGAGTCTATGAAAGCTTTATCAAATGGTAAGGCTTTTAATTCACCTAGAAAAAGACTACCAACAAGTTATTCTGGTGGAAATTTACATTTTATGGCAGCTTCATGGCCAGAAAAAGGAATAGCAGGTCACAAAAGCTATGTAGTCACGAAAGGAAAAGCTACATTTGTAGTGGTACTTTACTCAACTGAAGGAGAAGGCTTATTATCTGTTATTGAAGCAAATTATTTAGGTCAAATTAGAACTGGTGCTGCTTCTGGACTAGCTTCTAAATATCTTGCTAGAAAAGATTCCAAAAAATTGGCTATCATTGGTTCTGGATTTCAGGCTAAAACCCAACTTGAAGCTATTAATTCACAATTTAATTTAGATGAAATAAAGATATATTCAAGATCAAAAGATAAAAGAGAAAATTTTGCAAAAAAAATGTCTGATAATTTAAACAAAACTGTCATTGCAACAGACTCATGTGAAGAGGCAACAATAAATTCAGATATAGTTTGCCTAATTACTAATTCAACTAAACCTGTAATTGAACAAGAGCAAATATCTAAAGGTATGCACATAAATGCAGCGGGTGGTAATAGCTGGTTACGCTCAGAAATTTCAGCAGAATCAATAGGAAAATTTAACCTTGTTACATGTGATGATTTAGAACAAGCTAAAATAGAGTCGATGGAATTAATAGAAGCTACTGAAAAAGGGATAATTTCTTGGAATAATATAAATGAAATATCTTCTGTAATTTCTGGAAAAGTTGATGGAAGAAAAAAAAATAATGATATTACGTTATATGAATCATTAGGGATAGCTATGCAAGATATTGCTGTAGCAAAATTTTTATATGATAAATATAAATAA
- a CDS encoding PAC2 family protein → MKDLSPLKLNNPVLICSWQGWPDAAESATKSVEEILSQLEVIHSIEMESDSYYIYSDKRPTVTNIKENLRHIDWLENKFSFVKRKNSKNDIVIFEGIEPDMDWKNYVKEFLSVIEFYEIKTIIMVGALLDSVPHTREPRISFTGTGKKNNSLLKKLKYSPPSYEGPAGITSVIGEKLDHMKLSTISIWGHTPHYLQVTHNPILSAAIMKELSNLLDLKLSFEKITKRSEEFRSSLNLALEDHNEITKYVERLEESYDTEEMSKIDPEPQLILKDVENFLKDSRKDTD, encoded by the coding sequence TTGAAAGATCTGTCTCCTCTAAAACTGAATAATCCAGTTCTTATTTGCTCCTGGCAAGGTTGGCCTGACGCTGCAGAATCTGCGACTAAATCTGTTGAAGAAATTCTATCTCAACTAGAAGTAATTCATTCAATTGAAATGGAATCTGATTCTTACTATATATATTCAGACAAAAGACCAACAGTTACAAACATAAAAGAAAATTTGAGACACATTGATTGGTTAGAAAATAAATTTTCTTTTGTAAAAAGAAAAAATTCCAAAAATGATATTGTAATTTTTGAAGGAATAGAGCCAGATATGGACTGGAAAAATTATGTCAAAGAATTCTTAAGTGTTATTGAATTTTATGAAATAAAGACAATTATTATGGTAGGAGCCTTACTTGACTCTGTTCCACACACTAGAGAACCAAGAATAAGTTTTACAGGAACAGGAAAAAAAAATAATTCTCTTTTGAAAAAATTAAAGTACTCCCCTCCTTCATATGAGGGTCCTGCTGGTATAACTTCTGTTATTGGTGAAAAGCTTGATCATATGAAACTTTCGACAATATCAATTTGGGGACATACTCCTCACTATCTTCAAGTTACTCACAATCCTATTCTTTCAGCGGCTATAATGAAAGAGTTATCTAATTTACTTGACTTAAAACTAAGTTTTGAAAAAATTACAAAAAGATCTGAGGAATTTCGTTCATCTCTTAATTTAGCTTTAGAAGATCATAATGAAATAACTAAGTATGTTGAAAGATTAGAAGAATCATATGATACCGAAGAAATGTCAAAAATAGATCCTGAGCCTCAATTAATTCTTAAAGATGTGGAGAATTTTCTGAAAGATTCACGAAAAGATACTGATTAA
- a CDS encoding DMT family transporter → MSFFIIAIVLISTFIHALWNFLIKKSDYPYEFIQLLAIFSGLIALPFSFFFLLQEQISLLGLLLSLLSGFIHIFYFYYLGKAYQHGQLSYVYPISRGTAVALVPICGIFLIKDNIDMFSIFGILVVFLGIFTLSFMDLLSINKSNVMNILTPLLIGITITVYTLIDSLAVQLVNPIFLFSISSFTGGIFSVIFFDRRIKHFKNILINNIKFVILISVMSGVAYPMILYAYKYSIVSLVAPLREISTVYAALLGIIFLGETYSKPKLIGISMIVIGAILIT, encoded by the coding sequence ATGTCATTTTTTATTATTGCTATAGTTTTAATTTCTACATTTATTCATGCATTATGGAATTTTTTAATTAAGAAGTCTGATTATCCCTATGAATTCATACAATTATTAGCCATTTTCAGTGGTCTTATAGCGTTACCTTTTTCTTTTTTTTTCTTACTTCAAGAACAAATATCATTATTAGGATTATTACTATCTTTATTATCTGGCTTTATACATATTTTCTACTTTTATTATTTGGGTAAAGCCTATCAACATGGTCAATTGTCTTATGTATATCCTATTTCTAGAGGTACTGCAGTTGCTCTAGTTCCCATATGTGGTATTTTCCTAATCAAAGATAATATTGATATGTTTTCAATATTTGGAATTTTAGTAGTATTTTTAGGAATTTTTACACTTAGCTTTATGGATCTTTTGAGTATAAATAAATCAAATGTTATGAATATCTTAACTCCTTTATTAATAGGAATTACTATTACAGTTTATACGTTAATAGATAGCCTAGCTGTTCAGCTTGTAAATCCTATATTTCTATTCTCAATATCTTCTTTTACAGGAGGTATTTTTTCAGTTATTTTTTTTGATAGGAGAATTAAGCACTTTAAGAATATTCTAATAAATAATATTAAGTTTGTAATATTAATTTCAGTCATGTCTGGAGTAGCATATCCAATGATTTTATACGCTTATAAATACTCAATCGTAAGTTTAGTTGCTCCATTAAGAGAAATTTCAACTGTTTACGCTGCTTTGTTAGGAATTATATTTTTAGGTGAAACTTATTCTAAACCAAAATTAATTGGCATTTCTATGATTGTCATTGGAGCAATATTAATCACATAA
- a CDS encoding aminotransferase class V-fold PLP-dependent enzyme — MTLDLHKIRNEFNLDNNIAYLNSAYMGLLPRSSIISGSEGFELKSRSWKIQWEDFYKKPENTRKIFANLINSDNNSIFFVPSSSYGFAVFAKNFKLSKKKTILLLDEEFPSNVWIWKKIAEEQNGTVKFVPRPLNDDWTSAILENISDDTALVSVPNCHWTDGGIINLQELSNHLMNKDIAFAIDGTQSVGAMPIDIEKIKPDFMVVSGYKWCLGPYSLGLAYIDKKYHDGMPLEHNWMSKFPMPIDNSVPDMTVYNDYNFENARKFDFGQRGNFHLIPALESSLKFITNIGVDNIYNHSNNLNLEIISYASEMGFTSIENKYRAKHYLGLRFKNNIPKNFVENLAMKNVYISSRGKKAIRVTPHIWNNSGDVSQFIEALKDIM; from the coding sequence ATGACTTTAGATCTTCATAAAATTAGAAATGAATTTAATTTAGATAACAATATTGCTTATCTAAACAGTGCTTATATGGGTCTTCTTCCTAGGTCTTCAATAATCAGTGGATCAGAAGGTTTTGAACTTAAATCTAGATCTTGGAAAATTCAATGGGAAGATTTTTATAAAAAACCTGAAAATACTAGGAAGATATTCGCTAATTTAATAAACTCAGATAATAATTCTATTTTTTTTGTTCCATCATCAAGCTATGGTTTTGCAGTTTTTGCTAAAAATTTCAAATTATCTAAAAAGAAAACAATATTATTATTAGATGAAGAATTTCCTTCAAATGTTTGGATTTGGAAGAAAATAGCTGAAGAACAAAATGGTACGGTAAAGTTTGTTCCTAGGCCATTAAATGATGATTGGACATCTGCTATTCTAGAAAATATCTCTGATGATACTGCTTTGGTTTCAGTACCTAATTGCCACTGGACTGATGGAGGCATTATTAATTTACAAGAGTTATCTAATCATCTTATGAATAAAGATATTGCATTTGCTATTGATGGTACTCAATCTGTTGGAGCAATGCCAATTGATATTGAAAAAATTAAGCCTGACTTTATGGTTGTTTCAGGATATAAATGGTGTCTAGGTCCTTATAGTTTGGGATTAGCATATATTGATAAAAAGTATCATGATGGTATGCCACTAGAGCATAATTGGATGTCTAAATTTCCTATGCCAATCGATAATTCTGTCCCTGATATGACTGTTTATAATGACTATAATTTTGAAAATGCTAGAAAATTTGATTTTGGACAAAGAGGTAATTTTCATTTGATACCTGCTTTAGAATCTTCTCTAAAATTTATAACAAATATTGGAGTTGATAATATATACAATCATTCTAATAATTTAAACTTGGAAATTATTAGCTATGCTTCTGAAATGGGTTTTACGAGTATTGAAAATAAATATAGAGCAAAGCACTATTTAGGATTAAGATTTAAGAATAATATACCTAAAAACTTTGTTGAAAATCTTGCTATGAAAAATGTCTATATTAGCTCTAGAGGGAAAAAAGCAATCAGAGTTACGCCTCACATATGGAATAATTCTGGTGATGTAAGTCAATTTATTGAAGCACTAAAGGATATTATGTAA
- the coaE gene encoding dephospho-CoA kinase (Dephospho-CoA kinase (CoaE) performs the final step in coenzyme A biosynthesis.), with protein sequence MKSLAITGNVGSGKSSVLNILSRKSIDTFDLDNIAKSIYKDNKEVINKIDKIFPSYVTKNNKINTKELGKLVFENPEMLISLKKIIWPELRIFIEKEISHSNKEFCVFEGAVIIDANFHKIFDYIWIIKTDINLSLERVMQNRNFSKSHYLSILENQLKTEKMVDILKKDKISYSIICNNLDLISLSKKVDLELKKIID encoded by the coding sequence ATGAAATCTTTAGCAATAACAGGGAATGTTGGTTCAGGTAAATCATCTGTTCTTAATATTTTAAGTCGTAAATCAATTGATACATTTGATTTGGATAATATTGCTAAATCTATTTATAAAGATAACAAAGAAGTAATAAATAAGATTGACAAAATTTTTCCTAGTTATGTCACCAAAAATAATAAAATTAACACTAAAGAATTAGGAAAGTTAGTTTTTGAAAATCCAGAAATGTTAATTTCTCTTAAGAAAATAATTTGGCCTGAATTAAGAATCTTTATTGAAAAAGAAATTTCTCATTCTAATAAAGAATTTTGCGTCTTTGAAGGAGCGGTAATTATAGATGCTAATTTCCATAAAATCTTTGACTATATCTGGATAATAAAAACAGATATAAATTTATCTTTAGAAAGAGTTATGCAAAATAGAAATTTTTCAAAAAGCCACTACTTGAGTATACTGGAAAATCAATTAAAAACTGAAAAGATGGTAGATATACTAAAAAAAGATAAAATTAGTTATTCAATTATTTGTAATAATTTAGATTTAATTTCATTAAGTAAAAAAGTAGATCTTGAGCTTAAAAAAATAATTGATTAA
- a CDS encoding prephenate dehydrogenase/arogenate dehydrogenase family protein, whose protein sequence is MGNFNNTQITIIGLGNLGISIGKFLLSNNKTIKIVGFDLDKNQSKLAKNSESITIESNSYSDSVENSDILILAVPTSSTYDVFESLVDNIDERICIFDFSSNKRAVSSWANELLPNNEIIGMYPFVKDDSLLNLNWGVINYSNSKPKSIDLSKSFIEEFKGSVMNIDINEHDSYIGLVETMPYLLSSVLIKLSHKSSSWKEVFRYFDEKFNEFSSPSEIDPIKSFSSISTNNDMINQWIKLYINELMNLEKQIESNSENEIADFVNSSWEDKLLIKNNIDPNFTKSSDLIPSSQENMLSLFIGSKAASFFTKSKNIDKDKYGFEKRI, encoded by the coding sequence GTGGGAAATTTTAATAATACCCAAATTACAATAATTGGCTTAGGTAACTTAGGAATTAGTATAGGTAAATTCCTTTTATCTAATAATAAAACTATTAAAATTGTTGGTTTTGACTTAGATAAAAATCAAAGTAAATTAGCAAAAAATTCTGAATCTATAACAATAGAATCTAATAGTTATTCAGATAGTGTAGAGAATTCAGATATATTAATTCTTGCTGTACCCACATCCTCAACATATGATGTTTTTGAATCATTAGTAGATAATATTGATGAAAGAATTTGTATATTTGATTTTTCATCAAATAAAAGAGCTGTTAGCTCTTGGGCAAATGAATTGTTACCTAATAATGAAATTATTGGAATGTATCCTTTTGTCAAAGATGATTCGTTATTAAATCTTAATTGGGGAGTTATCAATTATTCTAATTCTAAACCTAAATCAATAGACTTATCTAAATCTTTTATTGAAGAATTTAAGGGTTCTGTGATGAATATAGATATAAATGAACATGATAGCTACATAGGACTGGTTGAAACTATGCCATATTTACTAAGTTCTGTATTAATCAAACTTTCTCATAAAAGTTCTTCGTGGAAAGAGGTATTTAGATATTTTGATGAAAAATTTAATGAATTTTCATCACCTTCTGAAATTGATCCGATCAAGTCATTTTCTTCAATATCAACTAATAACGATATGATTAATCAATGGATAAAACTTTACATCAATGAATTAATGAATTTAGAAAAACAGATTGAATCTAATTCAGAGAATGAAATTGCTGATTTTGTTAATTCTTCTTGGGAAGACAAACTACTCATTAAGAATAATATAGATCCAAACTTCACTAAATCTAGTGATCTTATCCCATCATCACAAGAAAATATGTTGTCTTTATTTATAGGTTCAAAAGCTGCTAGTTTTTTTACAAAATCTAAAAATATCGATAAAGACAAATATGGTTTTGAAAAAAGAATCTAA
- a CDS encoding NADP-dependent oxidoreductase — MKNEKWVLKQRPNGRPNIETDFEKTSEDLQEINFGEILVETQYLSLDPYMRGRMNAGPSYASAVEIGDVMEGEVIAKVIKSKSKSFDIGDMVNSKIGWQKYKILSENELKSGIINKINISKEMPITYSLGVLGMPGRTAHLGFFEVLKPKPGQTLVVSAASGAVGSLVGQLGKISGCTVIGIVGSDKKLDYCINELGFDYCFNYKTQNIDSELGKLGQDYVNMYFDNVGGEISDAVMNHLAVFSRTAVCGQIANYNAKTPPLGPRVARTMLTKQSTMQGFIVFNFEHKYQEAMDDMTKWLQEGKIKYKEDINIGFDNIPLNFMKLFDSENFGKLLVDIKS, encoded by the coding sequence ATGAAAAATGAAAAATGGGTTCTAAAGCAAAGACCTAATGGAAGACCGAATATAGAAACAGATTTTGAAAAAACTTCTGAGGATTTACAAGAAATAAATTTTGGAGAGATTTTAGTCGAAACTCAATATTTATCATTAGATCCATATATGAGAGGAAGAATGAATGCTGGTCCATCTTACGCATCTGCAGTAGAAATAGGTGATGTCATGGAAGGAGAAGTTATTGCAAAAGTTATAAAATCAAAATCTAAATCATTTGATATAGGAGATATGGTTAATTCAAAAATAGGTTGGCAAAAATATAAAATCCTTAGTGAAAACGAATTAAAATCAGGAATTATAAATAAAATAAATATTTCTAAAGAAATGCCAATAACTTATTCTTTGGGTGTTTTGGGTATGCCCGGTCGAACAGCTCATCTTGGATTTTTTGAAGTGTTAAAACCAAAACCAGGTCAAACATTGGTAGTTTCAGCTGCATCAGGAGCAGTAGGTTCATTAGTAGGACAACTAGGGAAGATATCTGGATGCACAGTTATTGGTATAGTTGGAAGCGATAAGAAATTAGATTATTGTATAAATGAGCTTGGATTTGATTATTGTTTTAATTATAAAACTCAAAATATTGATTCTGAGTTAGGTAAATTAGGTCAAGATTATGTAAATATGTATTTTGATAACGTTGGTGGAGAAATATCTGATGCAGTAATGAATCATTTGGCAGTTTTTTCAAGAACTGCAGTATGTGGACAAATTGCTAACTATAACGCAAAAACTCCCCCATTAGGACCAAGAGTCGCAAGAACTATGCTTACTAAACAATCTACAATGCAAGGTTTCATAGTCTTTAATTTTGAACATAAGTATCAAGAAGCGATGGATGACATGACAAAGTGGTTACAAGAAGGAAAAATTAAGTACAAAGAAGACATAAATATAGGATTTGATAATATTCCACTTAATTTCATGAAATTATTCGACAGTGAAAATTTCGGTAAATTATTAGTTGATATAAAATCATAA
- the aroA gene encoding 3-phosphoshikimate 1-carboxyvinyltransferase, with the protein MNLSLNKVLSLRGDIKIPSDKSLSHRAVMFNSIANGDAKISNFLMGEDCLSTIDVLQKLGVKIKVEGSTVYTYGKGINDLSKPKDILYVGNSGTTIRLMSGILAGRDFESTLDGDSSIRKRPMKRIIKPLSMMGANISALNNNENAPINFSGGTLSDLNYELPVASAQLKSALILAGLRSNGKVIIKEKDVSRDHTERLLMGMGANINKTGLQIEISPSELQSNDLVIPGDISSAAFWMVAASIHSDAELNILNVGINETRAGIISVLERMGANLEFNNKVHYSGEPACDIAVKSSKLKGTTISGKEIPLLIDEIPIIALAAVFAEGETRITDAKELRYKETDRISLTVDWMRKAGADIEELDDGMIINGTYNINGGYFSSHGDHRLAMTLGIASLVSEKTIKIKNPEAANVSYPNFWETLNTIGN; encoded by the coding sequence ATGAACTTATCTCTAAATAAAGTACTAAGCTTAAGAGGAGATATTAAAATCCCTTCAGATAAGTCTTTGTCACACAGAGCAGTTATGTTTAATTCTATTGCGAACGGAGATGCTAAAATCTCTAATTTCTTAATGGGAGAAGATTGTTTATCCACAATTGATGTTTTACAGAAATTAGGTGTAAAAATAAAAGTAGAAGGTAGCACTGTTTATACTTATGGAAAAGGAATTAATGATCTATCTAAACCAAAAGATATTTTGTATGTAGGTAATTCAGGTACTACTATAAGGTTAATGTCAGGAATTTTAGCTGGTAGAGATTTTGAATCTACACTTGATGGAGATTCATCTATCAGGAAAAGACCAATGAAAAGAATAATCAAACCTTTATCTATGATGGGTGCTAATATTTCAGCTTTAAATAATAATGAAAATGCACCAATAAATTTTTCTGGTGGAACTTTATCTGATCTTAATTATGAACTACCCGTAGCTAGTGCACAGCTAAAAAGTGCTTTAATTCTTGCTGGTCTAAGATCAAATGGTAAGGTTATCATAAAAGAAAAAGATGTTTCTAGAGATCATACTGAAAGATTATTAATGGGTATGGGAGCAAATATCAATAAAACTGGTCTACAAATAGAAATTTCACCATCTGAACTTCAATCAAATGATCTTGTTATACCTGGGGATATCTCTAGTGCTGCTTTTTGGATGGTTGCGGCATCAATTCATTCTGATGCTGAATTAAATATTTTAAATGTAGGAATTAATGAAACAAGAGCTGGAATAATATCCGTATTAGAAAGAATGGGAGCTAACCTAGAATTTAATAATAAAGTTCATTATTCTGGAGAACCTGCTTGCGATATTGCTGTAAAAAGTTCAAAACTTAAGGGTACAACCATATCAGGTAAGGAAATTCCTTTATTAATTGACGAAATTCCTATTATTGCTTTAGCAGCTGTATTTGCAGAAGGAGAAACAAGAATTACCGATGCTAAAGAACTAAGATATAAAGAAACCGACAGAATTTCACTAACTGTAGATTGGATGAGAAAAGCAGGCGCTGATATAGAAGAATTAGATGATGGAATGATTATTAATGGAACATACAATATAAATGGTGGCTATTTTTCATCACATGGAGATCATAGATTAGCCATGACTTTAGGAATAGCAAGCTTAGTATCTGAAAAAACAATAAAAATAAAAAATCCAGAAGCTGCCAATGTTTCATATCCTAACTTTTGGGAAACTTTAAATACAATTGGAAATTGA